In Primulina huaijiensis isolate GDHJ02 chromosome 6, ASM1229523v2, whole genome shotgun sequence, a single window of DNA contains:
- the LOC140978419 gene encoding quinolinate synthase, chloroplastic, whose translation MESATTLSTVRAVSSSFFCSSKNPKFSNLSNPKPAHPVIRCFHSQNPCRNSVSPIKPTSRTPFHCSVVTSQASGSGNLTSTDTGADAKLRVLIEELQSLTEPVDRVKRLLLYAELLPSFEDSLKTTENRVPGCTARVWIHVELNSENRLRFLADSDSEITKGYCACLVWVLDGATPEEILAVKTEDLGPLSVVGLNGKGRGYSSSRVNTWHNALMSMQKRTKALVAKREGRLQGEPFPSLIVSADGIQAKGSYAEAQARFMSPDEVKIQELVNLLEEKKIGVVAHFYMDPEVQGILTAAQKFWSHIHISDSLVMADSAVQMAKAGCKFITVLGVDFMSENVRAILDQAGFTEVGVYRMSNERIGCSLADAASSPKYMDYLATAATSVPSPSLHVVYINTSLETKAYTHEVVPTITCTSSNVVQTILQAFAEVPNLCVWYGPDTYMGANIMELFRQMAVMSDEEIASIHPNHNRNSIKTLIPRLHYFQDGTCIVHHLFGHEVVGKINEMYCDAFLTAHFEVPGEMFSLAMEAKRRGMGVVGSTQNILDFIKERVQEALNRNVDDHLQFVLGTESGMVTSIVVAVRKLLGSMKSDEGAKVTVEIVFPVSSESVTRTQNSTLGETDDLLQLHVIPGVASGEGCSLHGGCASCPYMKMNSLSSLLKVCRSLPHDKDSLSAYEAGRFSLQTPNGKLIADVGCEPILHMRHFQATKKLPDKLIQQILHHGR comes from the exons ATGGAATCAGCAACCACACTGTCTACCGTTAGAGCTGTATCTTCCTCGTTCTTTTGCAGTTCTAAAAACCCTAAATTTAGCAACCTATCCAATCCAAAACCCGCGCACCCTGTGATCAGATGCTTCCATTCGCAAAACCCATGTCGTAATTCCGTGTCTCCGATCAAACCTACATCGAGAACGCCTTTTCATTGCTCAGTCGTCACCTCACAAGCCTCCGGAAGCGGTAATCTGACGAGTACTGACACCGGTGCTGACGCTAAGCTGCGTGTCCTAATCGAAGAACTCCAGTCACTGACCGAACCGGTAGACCGTGTTAAGAGACTGCTGCTCTATGCCGAGCTCCTCCCTTCTTTCGAAGATTCGTTGAAAACTACCGAAAACCGGGTGCCTGGGTGCACTGCACGGGTGTGGATTCATGTAGAACTAAACAGTGAGAATAGGTTGAGGTTTTTGGCGGACAGTGATTCGGAGATAACAAAAGGGTATTGCGCCTGTCTGGTTTGGGTTCTCGATGGAGCAACACCGGAAGAGATTTTGGCAGTAAAGACCGAGGATTTAGGGCCCTTGAGTGTTGTTGGGTTAAATGGGAAAGGAAGGGGTTATTCTAGCAGCAGAGTGAATACTTGGCACAATGCGTTGATGAGCATGCAAAAGAGGACTAAGGCTTTGGTGGCCAAGCGCGAGGGAAGGTTGCAAGGGGAGCCGTTCCCATCGTTGATTGTGAGTGCTGATGGTATACAAGCTAAGGGAAGTTATGCTGAAGCTCAG GCAAGATTTATGTCCCCTGATGAGGTAAAAATTCAAGAACTTGTGAATTTGCTGGAGGAGAAAAAAATTGGAGTGGTTGCACATTTTTACATGGACCCTGAGGTCCAAGGAATTTTAACTGCTGCACAGAAGTTCTGGTCTCACATCCATATATCTGACTCATTGGTAATGGCAGATTCTGCGGTCCAAATGGCTAAAGCTGGGTGTAAATTTATCACTGTTCTGGGTGTAGATTTTATGTCTGAAAATGTACGTGCTATACTAGATCAGGCTGGATTTACAGAG GTAGGTGTGTACAGGATGTCTAATGAACGTATTGGGTGCTCCTTGGCTGATGCTGCATCCAGTCCTAAATATATGGATTATCTTGCCACCGCTGCAACTTCCGTTCCTTCTCCCTCTTTGCATGTCGTCTATATCAATACATCCCTCGAGACCAAAGCTTACACGCATGAAGTTGTTCCAACAATTACCTGTACCTCTTCTAATGTCGTGCAAACCATTCTGCAG gcttttgcaGAAGTGCCTAATTTATGCGTATGGTATGGTCCTGACACTTACATGGGAGCAAATATCATGGAGTTGTTTCGGCAGATGGCTGTGATGAGTGATGAAGAAATTGCTAGTATACATCCAAATCACAATAGAAACTCTATCAAAACTTTGATACCCCGGCTTCATTATTTTCAG GATGGAACATGTATTGTTCATCATCTCTTTGGTCATGAAGTTGTTGGTAAAATTAATGAAATGTATTGCGACGCATTTCTAACCGCTCATTTCGAAGTTCCTGGTGAAATGTTCTCTCTAGCGATGGAAGCAAAGAGAAGAGGAATGGGTGTAGTAGGTTCGACCCAAAATATATTAGACTTCATCAAAGAAAGGGTGCAAGAAGCATTAAATAGAAATGTCGACGATCATCTTCAGTTTGTTTTAGGAACCGAATCGGGAATGGTGACTTCAATAGTTGTTGCAGTTCGCAAATTATTAGGCTCTATGAAGTCCGATGAGGGAGCAAAAGTGACCGTAGAGATAGTCTTTCCAGTTTCATCGGAGTCGGTAACAAGAACACAGAACTCAACCTTGGGAGAAACAGACGACTTGTTGCAACTTCATGTAATACCTGGTGTAGCAAGCGGAGAGGGTTGTTCTCTTCATGGAGGTTGTGCGTCTTGTCCTTACATGAAG ATGAACTCTCTTAGCTCGCTTCTCAAAGTTTGCCGCAGCTTGCCTCATGACAAAGATAGCCTTTCAGCATATGAAGCAGGACGGTTCAGTTTGCAAACCCCAAATGGAAAACTAATTGCAGATGTTGGTTGTGAGCCGAtattgcatatgagacattttCAG GCCACAAAGAAACTGCCGGATAAGCTGATTCAACAAATCCTTCATCATGGAAGATAG
- the LOC140979200 gene encoding putative late blight resistance protein homolog R1A-10, whose protein sequence is MAYSALVLLMQTLDKILHPCPQISSLKEKVCYLLDFLEDSSEKCTSTITDLEGQIRDAAYEAEDIIESHLAKESLSESSTSFWETFCSTIQNVLPAFRQRKVLNHDLEMEIKHLWKSIEEFEFILDSFFKIKKGKMIELLRPVTESLAGARLSRTTSCGQRAMVGLNEDFLKIKDWLTGSSSSREIISIVGMGGIGKTTLGRNLYEDSLIDYHFDTRAWVTVSQDYHWQGVVKDLWNSIALVKRESHDVLVLGYYYRRVWHRFGGVIPQHDEVCTEKSAESVYKCLKGRRYLIVMDDVWDTKFWDDVRRLFPDDDNGSRIILTTRLSEVAFSSESFSYIHDMNLLGFDESWNLLCAKVFGEECCPSELEKIGKDIVRNCKGLPLALVTIAGVLSKRRTQDYWEYIARNVKLGVNGNDDRLLEILSLSYNHLPHHLKACFLYMGVFPEDREILVSRLIKLWVAEGFLKPLYSKSLEEVAEDYLEDLVHRSLIMVGKRGHRGEIKTCIMHDILRDLCVKKAKDERFLLVLNRNARNLPEVGYTEYRVSIHSHILRVGMHDSRVRSFLYFAENKSSNLSLSFARFRLLKVLDALTITFYEFPTQIVELVNLRYLGLLIQSLFGLELPAAIVKLKNLQTLILIEDMYDFDDAVLRLPSEIWEMPQLRHLSFKRGLLPRPSRERLDRENSFDMAHLQTLSGVKNFKCRKEVFRIMPNLKKLGISYVFGNREKRSSYDFSSFVYLHSLETLILSFDDREHWKDILMNLAFPSKLKKLTLSGCRIPWSKMTIVGSLPNLEVLKLKESAFEGRVWEPEEGEFLRLKYLLLDRIHLRHWKASETHFPNLQQLSVFFCFELAEIPSAIGDITTLEMIELYRCSHSAVKSAKLIEEEQRSLGNESLKVRVK, encoded by the exons ATGGCATATTCTGCTTTAGTTTTACTTATGCAAACACTTGACAAAATCCTTCATCCTTGTCCACAGATTTCATCTCTGAAGGAAAAGGTTTGTTACTTGCtggattttcttgaagattCTTCCGAGAAGTGTACCTCAACAATCACTGATTTAGAAGGCCAAATCAGAGATGCAGCTTATGAGGCAGAAGATATCATTGAATCCCATTTAGCGAAAGAGTCCCTTTCAGAATCAAGCACTTCTTTTTGGGAGACGTTCTGCTCTACGATTCAAAATGTGCTTCCTGCCTTCCGTCAAAGGAAGGTCTTGAATCATGATTTGGAGATGGAAATCAAGCACCTATGGAAGAGTATAGAGGAGTTTGAGTTTATCTTGGACTCTTTCTTCAAGATTAAGAAGGGTAAAATGATAGAACTCCTGCGTCCGGTTACTGAATCTTTGGCTGGTGCTCGTCTATCAAGAACGACTTCATGTGGACAGAGAGCTATGGTGGGGTTGAATGAAGATTTTTTGAAAATCAAGGATTGGCTGACTGGATCATCGTCTAGTCGGGAGATCATTTCAATCGTAGGGATGGGGGGCATCGGTAAGACTACTCTCGGTAGAAATCTTTATGAGGACTCACTTATTGATTATCACTTCGACACTCGAGCATGGGTGACTGTATCTCAAGATTACCACTGGCAAGGTGTAGTGAAGGATCTTTGGAATTCCATTGCACTTGTCAAACGTGAATCACATGATGTGttag ttttgggGTACTATTATCGTCGTGtttggcatcgcttcgggggtgtaattccccaacatgATGAAGTGTGTACTGAAAAATCAGCAGAGAGTGTGTACAAATGTTTGAAGGGCAGAAGGTATCTGATTGTGATGGATGATGTTTGGGATACCAAGTTCTGGGATGATGTGAGAAGGTTATTTCCAGATGACGATAACGGTAGTCGAATAATTTTGACCACTCGGTTATCAGAGGTGGCCTTTTCTTCCGAATCTTTTAGCTATATTCATGATATGAATCTTCTTGGTTTTGACGAAAGTTGGAATTTACTGTGTGCTAAGGTCTTTGGCGAAGAATGTTGCCCTTCTGAGTTGGAGAAAATTGGGAAGGATATTGTGAGAAATTGTAAAGGGCTTCCACTTGCACTAGTCACGATTGCTGGTGTCCTCTCCAAACGCAGGACTCAAGATTATTGGGAGTATATTGCAAGAAATGTGAAGTTAGGGGTAAATGGAAATGATGATCGATTGTTGGAGATTTTATCTTTGAGTTACAACCATTTACCTCATCATCTCAAAGCATGTTTCCTTTACATGGGAGTCTTCCCCGAAGATCGCGAGATCTTGGTCTCGCGACTGATCAAGCTATGGGTTGCTGAAGGATTCTTAAAGCCACTTTATTCTAAGAGTTTGGAGGAGGTGGCTGAAGACTATTTAGAAGATCTTGTTCACAGAAGTCTCATTATGGTTGGCAAGCGAGGTCATCGAGGTGAAATCAAAACATGCATCATGCATGACATCTTGCGGGACTTGTGCGTCAAAAAAGCTAAGGATGAGAGGTTTCTTCTCGTTCTAAATCGCAATGCTCGTAATCTTCCTGAAGTCGGATATACTGAGTATCGCGTTAGCATTCACTCACATATTTTGCGTGTGGGCATGCACGATTCACGCGTCCGTTCTTTTCTATATTTTGCGGAGAATAAATCGAGCAACCTATCATTATCTTTTGCGAGGTTTAGACTATTGAAAGTGTTGGATGCACTCACAATAACGTTTTATGAGTTTCCAACTCAGATAGTTGAATTGGTTAACTTAAGATACCTTGGTTTATTGATTCAGAGTCTCTTCGGACTCGAACTTCCTGCAGCAATAGTCAAACTCAAAAATCTGCAGACTTTAATATTAATTGAAGATATGTATGATTTCGATGATGCAGTTTTGCGTCTACCTTCTGAAATCTGGGAAATGCCACAACTGAGGCATCTGTCTTTCAAGAGAGGTTTACTCCCTCGCCCTTCCCGCGAACGACTGGATAGGGAAAATTCTTTTGATATGGCACACCTGCAAACACTTTCTGGAGTCAAGAACTTCAAATGCAGGAAGGAGGTCTTTCGGATTATGCCAAATCTCAAGAAATTGGGGATTTCCTATGTTTTTGGCAACCGGGAAAAACGGTCGTCCTATGACTTTAGCAGTTTTGTCTACCTACACAGTCTTGAGACTTTGATATTATCATTCGATGATAGAGAACATTGGAAAGACATACTAATGAACTTGGCTTTCCCATCAAAACTCAAGAAGTTAACTTTGAGCGGTTGTCGGATTCCTTGGAGCAAGATGACGATTGTGGGTTCACTGCCTAATCTTGAAGTTCTAAAACTTAAAGAATCCGCCTTTGAAGGCCGAGTGTGGGAACCAGAGGAAGGGGAATTTCTCCGACTTAAATATTTGCTTCTTGATAGGATCCATTTGAGACACTGGAAGGCCAGTGAAACACACTTCCCCAACCTGCAGCAGCTGAGTGTTTTCTTTTGCTTCGAACTTGCAGAGATCCCTTCTGCCATCGGAGACATTACAACTCTTGAAATGATTGAGCTGTACAGATGTAGCCATTCTGCGGTGAAGTCCGCAAAGCTGATAGAAGAGGAACAACGGAGCTTAGGAAACGAGAGCCTCAAAGTTCGTGTGAAATAA
- the LOC140978420 gene encoding E3 ubiquitin-protein ligase RGLG2-like, whose amino-acid sequence MGGKSSKNPIAGRYSSYGSSSQSWYNHPYPQPSYVQPSHSYAPPPPTYGGRLYDSEIKLERKYSRIDDDYDTVEQVTDALSRAGLESSNLVVGIDFTKSNEWTGARSFHRRSLHAIGYEQNPYEQAISIIGRTLSKFDEDNLIPCYGFGDASTHDQEVFSFFPDERFCEGFEEVLTRYRELVPQLRLAGPTSFAPIIEMAITIVENSGGQYHVLLIIADGQVTRSVDTDRGQLSPQERKTVEAIVKASEYPLSIILVGVGDGPWDMMKEFDDNIPARAFDNFQFVNFTEIMSKNMDRSRKEAEFALGALMEIPSQYKATLELNILGASRGKDDYRVPLPPPLYRSAAATASKPPRSSNFYSSAPASRGYDPVAHTRPPAAASYASDNHLCPVCLTDPKDMAFGCGHQTCCGCGQDLSSCPICRHAIDTRIKLY is encoded by the exons ATGGGTGGGAAGAGTTCAAAGAATCCGATCGCAGGTCGGTATTCATCTTATGGCTCCAGTTCACAATCATGGTATAATCATCCCTATCCACAGCCATCGTATGTTCAACCGAGTCACAGCTACGCACCCCCACCGCCAACCTATGGTGGTCGGTTGTATGATTCCGAGATAAAATTGGAGAGGAAGTACTCGAGAATAGATGATGACTACGACACCGTAGAACAG GTCACCGATGCACTATCACGTGCCGGTCTGGAGTCCTCAAATTTAGTTGTTGGTATTGATTTCACCAAGAGCAATGAATGGACAG gTGCAAGGTCATTTCATCGAAGAAGTTTGCATGCCATTGGATATGAGCAAAATCCTTATGAACAAGCCATATCAATTATTGGGAGGACATTATCCAAATTTGACGAAGATAACTTAATTCCATGTTATGGTTTTGGAGATG CTTCAACACATGACCAAGAAGTTTTTAGTTTTTTCCCGGATGAGAGATTTTGTGAAGGCTTTGAGGAAGTGTTGACACGATATAGGGAATTAGTACCTCAATTACGACTTGCAG GGCCAACATCATTCGCTCCTATCATTGAAATGGCGATCACTATTGTTGAGAATAGCGGTGGCCAGTACCATGTTTTACTGATTATTGCTGACGGACAG GTTACAAGAAGTGTTGACACTGATCGAGGCCAATTAAGTCCTCAAGAGAGGAAAACCGTTGAGGCAATAGTTAAAGCCAG TGAGTACCCTTTATCAATTATTTTAGTGGGGGTTGGAGATGGGCCGTGGGATATGATGAAGGAATTTGATGACAACATCCCTGCTCGAGCATTCGACAATTTCCAG TTTGTAAACTTCACAGAAATCATGTCAAAAAACATGGACCGATCCAGGAAAGAAGCTGAGTTTGCGCTTGGAGCCTTAATGGAGATACCGTCTCAATACAAAGCAACATTGGAGCTCAACATTCTTGG TGCTTCTAGAGGGAAGGATGATTACAGGGTACCTCTCCCTCCTCCTCTATATCGTTCAGCTGCTGCTACTGCATCAAAGCCTCCCCGTTCTAGTAATTTCTACTCAAGTGCACCTGCTTCTCGAGGATATGATCCAGTTGCTCATACGAGGCCGCCTGCAGCTGCAAGCTATGCTTCCGATAACCAT CTTTGCCCTGTCTGCCTTACGGATCCAAAGGATATGGCGTTTGGCTGTGGACATCAG ACTTGTTGTGGATGCGGCCAAGACCTGTCATCATGTCCAATCTGCCGACATGCAATTGATACAAGGATAAAGCTTTACTGA